One genomic window of Nakamurella panacisegetis includes the following:
- a CDS encoding response regulator transcription factor → MRLLVVEDETRLAGALQRGLGAEGFAVDVVTDGAAGLESARHGAYDAMILDVMLPRMSGYQVVRELRSERNWLPVLMLSAKDGEYDQADGLDCGADDYLTKPFSFVVLLARLRALLRRGAVARPTVLAAGGLTLDPAAREVHLDGVEVTLTNREFTVLEYLMRRAGQVVGKTELLDHVWDAGEDTGPNAVEVYVGYLRRKLGASRVVTVRGAGYKLVP, encoded by the coding sequence ATGCGGCTGCTGGTGGTGGAGGACGAGACCCGGCTGGCCGGTGCGCTGCAGCGCGGGCTCGGCGCCGAAGGGTTCGCGGTGGACGTCGTGACCGATGGGGCGGCCGGTCTTGAGTCCGCCCGGCACGGGGCCTACGACGCCATGATCCTCGACGTCATGCTGCCCCGGATGTCCGGCTATCAGGTGGTCCGCGAGCTCCGCTCGGAACGGAACTGGCTGCCGGTGCTGATGTTGTCGGCCAAGGACGGTGAGTACGACCAGGCCGACGGGCTCGACTGCGGGGCCGACGACTACCTGACGAAGCCGTTCTCGTTCGTCGTGCTGCTGGCCCGGTTGCGGGCGCTGCTGCGCCGCGGCGCCGTGGCCCGCCCGACGGTCCTGGCGGCCGGCGGGTTGACGCTCGACCCGGCCGCGCGGGAGGTCCACCTGGACGGCGTCGAGGTCACCCTGACCAACCGCGAATTCACCGTCCTCGAATACCTCATGCGGCGGGCCGGACAGGTCGTCGGGAAGACCGAACTGCTCGATCACGTATGGGATGCCGGCGAGGACACCGGGCCGAACGCGGTCGAGGTGTATGTCGGCTATCTGCGCCGGAAGCTGGGAGCCTCCCGGGTCGTCACCGTGCGCGGCGCCGGCTACAAGCTGGTGCCGTGA
- a CDS encoding LLM class F420-dependent oxidoreductase, whose product MRLGIQVSNFTWPGAPQSTGRTFRRIAVDAEQSGLASLWVMDHFFQIPIAGEPEDDMLEGWSALAFAAGATERIELGTLVTGVTYRHPGVLIKTATTLDVLSGGRAYLGIGAAWNEQEHKGLGVPYPPLKERFERLEDTLRLAHQMWQDDQSAFSGRHFALERPLNHPQPVSRPHPKILIGGMGERKTLRLVAQYADACNIFEMPVPAIKAKLDILQEHCDSLGRDYAEIEKTTLGLGSFSNSGARGSQSVEQALDRFGRLAEIGVDHAILSLAKPDDPASFELLPELAAAAARIVPAGR is encoded by the coding sequence ATGCGACTGGGCATTCAAGTCAGCAACTTCACCTGGCCGGGGGCGCCGCAGAGCACCGGCCGAACGTTCCGGCGGATCGCGGTCGATGCCGAGCAATCCGGGCTCGCCAGCCTGTGGGTGATGGACCACTTCTTCCAGATCCCGATCGCCGGGGAGCCCGAGGACGACATGCTCGAAGGATGGTCCGCGCTGGCCTTCGCCGCCGGCGCCACCGAGCGGATCGAGCTGGGCACGCTGGTCACCGGAGTCACCTACCGGCATCCGGGAGTGCTGATCAAGACGGCGACCACGCTGGACGTGCTGTCCGGCGGACGGGCCTACCTGGGGATCGGCGCGGCCTGGAACGAGCAGGAGCACAAAGGCCTTGGCGTGCCCTACCCTCCGCTCAAGGAACGGTTTGAGCGGCTCGAGGACACCCTGCGGCTCGCCCACCAGATGTGGCAGGACGACCAATCGGCGTTCAGTGGCCGGCACTTTGCGCTGGAACGACCGCTCAATCACCCGCAGCCGGTCAGCCGCCCCCATCCGAAGATCCTGATCGGCGGCATGGGTGAACGCAAGACCTTGCGGCTCGTCGCCCAGTACGCGGACGCCTGCAACATCTTCGAGATGCCGGTTCCGGCCATCAAGGCCAAACTCGACATCCTGCAAGAACATTGCGACAGCCTGGGCCGCGACTACGCGGAGATCGAGAAGACCACCCTCGGTCTCGGTTCGTTCAGCAACTCCGGCGCGCGCGGATCACAGTCGGTCGAGCAGGCGCTGGATCGGTTCGGCCGGCTGGCCGAGATAGGGGTCGATCACGCCATTCTCAGTCTCGCCAAGCCGGATGACCCGGCATCCTTCGAGCTGCTGCCGGAATTGGCCGCCGCCGCCGCGAGGATCGTGCCGGCCGGACGTTGA
- a CDS encoding acyl-CoA synthetase produces the protein MGLIEYLDKGVSLGGDAPCLTVGESSLSYCDVQVHSFKVARALHRSGVRPGDKVAILSANDPAAFSCVFGISRAGAVWCPINPRNEAAENRDLLEFFDCTCLIYQAKFSPLVEKIAPGLPQLATLVCLDGPSSVGVGIDEWLAGISGDPIAVEPIDDVAMIVGTGGTTGRPKGVMLTGRNLEIMSAVTLMAYPFAPRPTYLALAPLTHAAGVLCFPVMAMGGEIVILPTPDLTDFLTAIERKHVTHTFLPPTLIYMLLAHHDLPTTDLSSLQCFWYGAAPMSVTRLEEAIARIGPVMAQLFGQTEAPMMISTMAPADHFDPDGTVASHRLSSAGRPAPLVIVAIMDEGGALLPPGERGEIVIRSSLVMAGYYKDPDATAEVGRFGWHHTGDIGYLDADNFLYVVDRAKDMIITGGFNVYSAEVEQALMQHPAVADCAVIGLPDDKWGERVTAVVQLQPGQQVSAEEIKMFVKSRVGSVKAPKQVEFWSDLPRSKVGKVLKKDIKAQIVESPPSD, from the coding sequence GTGGGCTTGATCGAGTACCTGGACAAAGGGGTCTCGCTCGGTGGTGACGCCCCGTGCCTCACCGTCGGTGAGAGTTCCCTGTCCTACTGTGATGTCCAGGTACATTCCTTCAAGGTCGCCCGGGCGCTCCACAGGTCGGGGGTGCGCCCGGGCGACAAGGTCGCGATCCTGTCGGCCAATGATCCGGCGGCATTTTCCTGCGTATTCGGCATTTCCCGGGCCGGGGCCGTCTGGTGTCCGATCAACCCCCGCAACGAGGCGGCCGAAAACCGGGATCTGCTCGAATTCTTCGACTGCACCTGCCTGATCTACCAGGCGAAGTTCTCCCCACTGGTCGAGAAGATCGCCCCCGGGCTGCCGCAACTCGCCACGTTGGTCTGCCTCGACGGCCCGTCGTCGGTCGGGGTCGGGATCGACGAGTGGTTGGCCGGAATCTCCGGCGATCCGATTGCCGTCGAACCGATCGACGACGTGGCCATGATCGTCGGAACCGGCGGCACCACCGGTCGACCGAAGGGGGTGATGCTCACCGGCCGCAACCTGGAGATCATGTCGGCCGTCACCTTGATGGCCTATCCGTTCGCACCGCGGCCGACCTACCTGGCGCTGGCGCCGTTGACCCACGCGGCGGGCGTGCTCTGCTTCCCGGTGATGGCGATGGGCGGCGAGATCGTCATCCTCCCGACCCCGGATCTGACCGATTTCCTGACCGCCATCGAACGCAAGCACGTCACCCACACCTTCCTGCCGCCGACCCTGATCTACATGCTGCTGGCTCATCACGACCTGCCGACCACGGATCTGTCCTCCCTGCAATGCTTCTGGTACGGGGCGGCGCCCATGTCGGTGACGCGGCTGGAAGAGGCCATCGCCCGCATCGGACCGGTGATGGCGCAGTTGTTCGGCCAGACCGAGGCGCCGATGATGATCTCCACCATGGCTCCGGCCGACCATTTCGATCCCGACGGAACGGTTGCGTCGCACCGTCTGTCGTCGGCCGGCCGGCCGGCTCCGTTGGTCATCGTGGCCATCATGGACGAGGGCGGGGCGCTGCTGCCGCCGGGGGAGCGCGGCGAGATCGTGATCCGCAGCTCGCTGGTGATGGCCGGGTACTACAAGGATCCCGACGCCACGGCGGAGGTTGGGCGATTCGGGTGGCATCACACCGGCGACATCGGCTACCTCGACGCCGACAACTTCCTCTACGTCGTCGACCGGGCCAAGGACATGATCATCACCGGCGGGTTCAACGTGTACTCGGCCGAGGTGGAACAGGCCCTGATGCAGCACCCGGCGGTGGCCGACTGTGCGGTGATCGGACTTCCGGACGACAAGTGGGGTGAACGGGTCACCGCCGTGGTGCAACTGCAGCCGGGTCAGCAGGTCAGCGCCGAGGAGATCAAGATGTTCGTCAAGAGCCGGGTCGGCAGTGTGAAGGCGCCCAAGCAGGTCGAGTTCTGGTCCGACCTGCCCCGGTCAAAGGTCGGAAAGGTACTGAAGAAGGACATCAAGGCGCAGATCGTGGAGTCTCCGCCGAGCGACTGA
- a CDS encoding LolA family protein — MNRSALFRWAAPVAVAAVLVGGTLTVHAVAQSAGSGSLPPRTAAQLLVDLEQAKLTALSGTVVQSSDLGLPNLPDLSGGTSADLTSLITGTHTLRVWYDGPQKARLALLGRLGESDVIRNGADLWIWSSQSNTATHRALSSASSSGTRSDGTGLFGLATGSAVPTDPQQAADAALAAITPTTVVTPDATASVAGHAAYQLTLAPRVAGSLISSIRLAIDGTTHIPLRVQVFAAGQSTPAFEVAYTSVTFSAPDAAEFTFDPPPGAKVTQDTGASPGVIRRSTGGSTPTPRVAPRVVGSGWTSVLVTSTDSMPSGGTLGRMLAALPKVSGSWGSGHLLAGTAFSLLIADDGRVAVGAVDPAVLYRALATR; from the coding sequence ATGAACCGAAGCGCACTGTTCCGCTGGGCCGCGCCGGTCGCCGTCGCGGCCGTACTGGTGGGCGGCACCTTGACCGTGCACGCCGTCGCCCAGTCGGCCGGCAGCGGCTCCCTGCCGCCGCGCACCGCGGCGCAACTGCTGGTGGACCTGGAACAGGCGAAGCTCACCGCACTGTCCGGGACGGTGGTGCAGAGTTCCGATCTGGGCCTGCCCAACCTGCCTGACCTCAGCGGCGGGACCAGCGCCGATTTGACCTCGCTGATCACCGGTACGCACACCCTGCGCGTCTGGTACGACGGACCGCAGAAGGCGCGGCTCGCGCTGCTGGGCCGGCTCGGCGAGTCCGACGTCATCCGCAACGGCGCCGACCTGTGGATCTGGTCCAGTCAGTCCAACACCGCCACCCATCGGGCGCTGTCCTCGGCGTCGTCGTCCGGCACGAGGAGCGACGGAACCGGACTGTTCGGCCTGGCCACCGGATCGGCCGTTCCGACCGACCCGCAGCAGGCGGCCGACGCGGCCCTGGCCGCCATCACCCCGACGACCGTCGTGACCCCCGACGCCACGGCGAGCGTCGCCGGACACGCCGCCTACCAGCTGACCCTGGCCCCGCGGGTCGCCGGCTCGCTGATCAGCAGCATCCGGCTGGCCATCGACGGCACCACACACATCCCGCTGCGAGTGCAGGTCTTCGCCGCGGGACAGTCGACTCCGGCCTTCGAGGTCGCCTACACATCGGTGACCTTCTCGGCACCGGACGCGGCCGAGTTCACCTTCGATCCGCCACCCGGGGCCAAGGTCACGCAGGATACTGGCGCCTCCCCGGGCGTCATCCGGCGGTCGACCGGCGGCTCGACGCCGACCCCTCGGGTGGCGCCGAGGGTGGTCGGGAGCGGCTGGACCAGCGTCCTGGTCACGTCGACCGACTCGATGCCGTCCGGCGGCACCTTGGGCCGGATGCTCGCCGCCCTCCCGAAGGTTTCCGGCTCGTGGGGCAGCGGACATCTGTTGGCCGGTACCGCGTTCTCCCTCCTGATCGCCGATGACGGACGGGTCGCGGTGGGCGCCGTCGATCCGGCGGTCCTCTACCGCGCGCTGGCCACCAGATGA
- a CDS encoding ribonuclease H family protein codes for MEHGLTLTFGTDGSCLRNPDGPTGWAYICDNGNYAYGGRASGTNQIGELMAILTVLRDHPHQPLEIQSDSAYAIGCSSTWKPGWQRAGYVRKTGPIANLDIIREIHQLLDGRGAPVRFVKVKAHLRDESVHPLNVRADELAGRGARGAQAARGDVLEAGHWPLAGSPTAHPPTPTTVLRPPVEPGPPSRAVLRPGAEPARPEAQFLF; via the coding sequence ATGGAACACGGCCTCACCCTGACCTTCGGAACCGATGGATCGTGCCTGCGCAATCCGGACGGACCCACCGGCTGGGCGTACATCTGCGACAACGGCAACTATGCCTACGGCGGGCGGGCCTCGGGCACGAACCAGATCGGCGAGTTGATGGCCATCCTGACGGTTCTGCGAGATCACCCGCACCAGCCGCTGGAGATCCAGTCGGACTCGGCCTACGCCATCGGCTGCTCATCCACCTGGAAGCCCGGCTGGCAGCGCGCCGGTTACGTCCGCAAGACCGGGCCGATCGCCAACCTGGACATCATCCGCGAGATCCACCAGCTGCTCGACGGACGGGGCGCCCCGGTCCGGTTCGTCAAGGTCAAGGCGCACCTGCGGGACGAGTCGGTGCACCCGTTGAACGTGCGAGCGGACGAACTCGCGGGCCGGGGGGCCCGGGGCGCCCAGGCCGCGCGGGGTGACGTGCTGGAAGCGGGCCACTGGCCGCTCGCCGGTTCGCCAACCGCTCACCCCCCGACGCCCACGACGGTCCTGAGGCCTCCGGTCGAGCCCGGCCCACCGTCGAGGGCCGTGCTGCGGCCGGGCGCCGAGCCGGCGCGGCCGGAGGCTCAGTTCCTGTTCTGA
- a CDS encoding sensor histidine kinase, with protein MIIGVSGLAVALTAGSITLYVVLSVSVNQTLDSEARSAADEVAVLVDRGSPPDPLPVAGAQVVQIVDQQGRVVDGSATADRLTPLLHPDELRSALAGHAIQIPGSRIALSGPLRVVARTAGPASAPVTVLAAQPIGDLRHTASVLRTALLISAPLLLGLLALIAWMVIGRTLRPVEALRRGAERISGSGRTERLPVPHSTDEIAALAVTLNQMLDRLALARDRQRAFVADAAHELRSPLASITLQLEVAQRLGDGGQVLEDLRVDVDRLSVLIEDLLLLARADADSRRPAAMRTFDVGALAAQVADSAGGHARVSVRADTDQGCSIKADPEEIRRAVGNLVANAVRHARSAVSVRVRRVGSNVQVDVIDDGSGIPPADRTRVFDRFTRLDDARDRDAGGSGLGLSIVADIVRRAGGTVVLLDREPDDGLPDPADGPRTGLLARLVLPAAPPS; from the coding sequence ATGATCATCGGGGTCAGTGGCCTCGCCGTCGCCCTGACCGCCGGGAGCATCACCCTCTATGTGGTGCTGAGTGTTTCGGTGAATCAGACGCTGGACAGCGAGGCCCGGTCGGCCGCCGACGAGGTGGCCGTCCTGGTCGACCGCGGGTCGCCGCCGGACCCGTTGCCGGTGGCCGGCGCCCAGGTGGTCCAGATCGTCGACCAGCAGGGCCGGGTGGTCGACGGGTCGGCGACGGCGGACCGGCTGACGCCGCTGCTGCATCCGGACGAACTGCGGAGCGCACTGGCCGGCCACGCCATCCAGATCCCGGGCAGCCGGATCGCGCTGTCCGGGCCGTTGCGCGTGGTCGCCCGCACGGCCGGGCCGGCGTCGGCGCCGGTGACCGTCCTGGCGGCGCAACCGATCGGCGACCTCCGGCACACCGCCTCGGTCCTGCGGACCGCGCTGTTGATCAGCGCTCCACTGCTGCTGGGTCTGTTGGCGCTGATCGCCTGGATGGTCATCGGCCGGACCCTCCGGCCGGTGGAGGCCCTCCGCCGCGGTGCCGAGCGGATCAGCGGAAGCGGACGGACCGAACGGCTGCCGGTGCCGCACTCGACGGACGAGATCGCCGCTCTCGCCGTCACCCTCAACCAGATGCTGGACCGGCTGGCCCTGGCCCGGGATCGCCAGCGAGCCTTCGTGGCCGATGCCGCCCACGAGCTTCGCAGTCCGTTGGCCAGCATCACCCTGCAGCTGGAGGTGGCTCAGCGTCTGGGCGACGGTGGTCAGGTGCTGGAGGACCTGAGGGTCGACGTCGACCGGTTGTCGGTGCTGATCGAGGACCTGCTGCTGCTGGCCAGAGCCGACGCCGACAGCCGCCGCCCGGCCGCCATGCGGACCTTCGACGTCGGAGCGTTGGCGGCCCAGGTCGCCGATTCCGCCGGTGGGCACGCGCGCGTGTCGGTGCGGGCGGATACCGATCAGGGATGCTCGATCAAGGCCGATCCGGAGGAGATCCGCCGCGCCGTCGGCAACCTCGTGGCGAACGCGGTCCGCCACGCCCGGTCGGCGGTGTCGGTCCGCGTGCGTCGGGTGGGGAGCAACGTCCAGGTCGACGTGATCGATGACGGGTCGGGTATCCCACCGGCCGATCGGACCCGTGTCTTCGACCGGTTCACCCGGCTGGACGACGCCCGGGACCGGGACGCCGGCGGCAGCGGACTCGGCCTGTCCATCGTGGCCGACATCGTGCGCCGAGCGGGTGGGACGGTGGTGCTGCTGGACCGGGAGCCGGACGACGGGCTTCCCGACCCGGCGGACGGACCGCGGACCGGCCTGTTGGCCCGTCTGGTGCTGCCGGCCGCGCCTCCTTCGTGA
- a CDS encoding MarR family winged helix-turn-helix transcriptional regulator — MAMETRSRSTPESGAEADELTTELIMQLARRTAFESAAQLAPLGLTPAQFAVVDFLLSGRSSATQAEIARSVGVEQPTMAATLRRMERDNLIVRVADPADGRQSFVSPTPAVKRKRAKLAAARHRVEATVLAALDETERRELRRLLTKVQTASAVVRPRTPSRHS; from the coding sequence ATGGCGATGGAGACGCGCTCTCGGTCGACGCCCGAGTCGGGCGCCGAAGCCGATGAGCTGACGACCGAGCTGATCATGCAGCTGGCCCGGCGGACGGCATTCGAGTCTGCGGCCCAACTGGCCCCGCTCGGTCTGACCCCGGCGCAGTTCGCGGTCGTTGACTTCCTGCTCAGTGGCCGCTCTTCGGCGACCCAGGCCGAGATCGCCCGATCGGTCGGCGTCGAGCAGCCGACCATGGCGGCCACGCTTCGCCGGATGGAACGCGACAACCTGATCGTCCGGGTGGCCGATCCGGCCGACGGGCGGCAGAGCTTCGTGTCACCGACTCCGGCGGTCAAACGCAAACGCGCGAAGTTGGCGGCGGCCCGTCATCGGGTGGAGGCGACCGTGCTGGCGGCGCTGGACGAGACCGAGCGTCGGGAACTCCGTCGGCTGTTGACGAAGGTGCAGACGGCCTCCGCCGTCGTTCGGCCACGGACGCCCAGTCGCCACTCCTGA
- a CDS encoding TetR/AcrR family transcriptional regulator, giving the protein MTQVLQADREPLARRHRVDKFAQRRDQLAQSALLTLSELGYARTSLREIAQNSTFSHGVLHYYFTDKVELILHCVRRYKTECVTQYDQIVATSTTPDELATGFGAAMAATLRSDAHLHRLWYDMRSQSLFEESFRTDVLELDRGLEQMIWRIVTRYADLAGRPLAVTPAVAYALFDGLFQQALLHHLGGDAQAAAELQTTVQNVLVGLVLAPR; this is encoded by the coding sequence GTGACGCAGGTACTACAGGCCGACCGGGAGCCGCTCGCTCGCCGCCACCGGGTGGACAAGTTCGCCCAGCGACGCGACCAGCTGGCCCAGTCTGCGTTGCTCACCCTGTCCGAGCTCGGCTACGCGCGGACCAGCCTGCGCGAGATCGCCCAGAACTCGACGTTCTCCCACGGCGTGCTGCACTACTACTTCACCGACAAGGTCGAGCTGATCCTGCACTGTGTCCGGCGGTACAAGACGGAGTGCGTCACGCAGTACGACCAGATCGTGGCCACCTCCACCACGCCGGACGAACTGGCCACGGGCTTCGGCGCGGCCATGGCGGCCACGTTGCGGAGTGACGCACACCTGCATCGCCTCTGGTACGACATGCGGTCCCAGAGCCTGTTCGAGGAGTCCTTTCGGACCGACGTCCTGGAACTGGACCGCGGCCTGGAACAGATGATCTGGCGGATCGTCACGCGGTATGCCGACCTGGCCGGACGCCCGCTCGCCGTGACCCCGGCCGTGGCCTACGCGCTGTTCGACGGCCTGTTCCAGCAGGCCCTGCTGCACCACCTCGGCGGCGACGCCCAGGCTGCGGCCGAGCTGCAGACCACCGTGCAGAACGTGCTCGTCGGCCTGGTGCTGGCGCCCCGATAG
- a CDS encoding DUF2079 domain-containing protein, whose translation MSDTSAPTSTRADELNTTRPQKAVPTGPGLDRQLQRWLPWGVAALLAVFYAAVSIRRHVELLTSAYDLGIYDQAVRSYSHFSLPYNSVQSAHFDVLGDHFSPVLALLAPLYWIHDSPTTLLAAQAVLIAVAVVPLMRWAHRSIGLGAALVVGLGYGLSFGVANAVTFDFHEVAFAAPLIAFAAVALGEGRLTAAVAWAAPLVLVKEDLGLTVAVVGLLVAWRGRRMLGLLTAAGGALGAALAVLVIIPGMNPLGHNNHASKFGTSILHQFTILLSPDIKILTLVFLLAPTVFLAIRSPIIALAVPTVLWRFLATDPNYWGNQFHYSLILMPVIFAAFIDVLRRRNPAPRRIFLLASALVTVYLVPQNGFAQAFTSGLWHTSEATSQVRALLARIPSGTTVAASNQLLPQLSQRDHVTLIGRTPLDVSQPAYIISETQNVGFPLGTDGQNAWLADARSHGYRDIGTAGSVVLLARN comes from the coding sequence ATGTCCGACACGTCCGCGCCGACATCGACGAGGGCCGACGAGTTGAACACGACCCGACCCCAGAAAGCCGTGCCCACCGGGCCCGGTCTCGATCGGCAATTGCAGCGCTGGCTGCCCTGGGGGGTCGCCGCCCTCCTGGCCGTCTTCTACGCGGCCGTGTCCATCCGACGGCACGTCGAGCTGCTGACCAGCGCCTACGACCTGGGTATTTACGACCAGGCGGTGCGCTCGTACTCGCACTTCTCGCTGCCCTACAACTCCGTGCAGAGCGCCCACTTCGACGTGCTCGGTGATCACTTCTCGCCGGTCCTGGCCCTGTTGGCACCGCTCTACTGGATCCACGACTCACCCACCACCCTCCTGGCCGCCCAGGCCGTGCTGATCGCGGTCGCGGTCGTCCCGCTGATGCGCTGGGCCCACCGTTCCATCGGGCTCGGCGCCGCACTGGTGGTCGGTCTCGGCTACGGGTTGAGTTTCGGTGTCGCCAACGCGGTCACCTTCGACTTCCACGAGGTGGCCTTCGCCGCCCCGCTGATCGCCTTCGCCGCGGTGGCTCTCGGCGAGGGTCGCCTGACCGCGGCCGTGGCCTGGGCGGCTCCGCTGGTCCTCGTCAAGGAGGACCTCGGTCTCACCGTGGCCGTGGTGGGCCTGCTGGTCGCGTGGCGTGGCCGGCGGATGCTCGGCCTTCTCACCGCCGCGGGTGGTGCGCTGGGAGCGGCCCTGGCCGTGCTGGTGATCATTCCCGGGATGAATCCGCTGGGCCACAACAATCACGCCTCGAAGTTCGGGACGTCCATCCTGCACCAGTTCACGATTCTGCTGAGCCCGGACATCAAGATCCTCACCCTGGTCTTCCTGCTGGCGCCGACCGTGTTCCTGGCCATTCGATCGCCGATCATCGCCTTGGCCGTCCCGACCGTCCTGTGGCGATTCCTGGCCACCGACCCCAACTATTGGGGCAACCAGTTCCACTACAGCCTGATCCTGATGCCCGTCATCTTCGCCGCGTTCATCGACGTACTGCGCCGCCGGAACCCGGCCCCCCGCCGGATCTTCCTGCTGGCCAGTGCGCTGGTCACGGTGTACCTGGTCCCCCAGAACGGTTTCGCGCAGGCCTTCACCTCCGGCCTGTGGCACACCAGCGAGGCGACCTCACAGGTCCGGGCGCTCCTGGCCCGGATTCCTTCCGGCACAACGGTTGCCGCCTCGAACCAGTTACTGCCCCAGCTGAGCCAACGCGACCACGTCACGTTGATCGGCCGTACACCGCTGGACGTCTCGCAGCCGGCCTACATCATCTCGGAGACCCAGAACGTCGGCTTTCCGTTGGGGACGGACGGGCAGAACGCCTGGCTGGCCGACGCACGCAGCCACGGTTACCGCGACATCGGTACGGCCGGCTCGGTCGTCCTCCTGGCCCGGAACTGA
- a CDS encoding SDR family NAD(P)-dependent oxidoreductase translates to MNVYDLTGRKALVTGGAQGLGAGMAQALSAAGASVVIGDLQKEAGQATADSIASSGATAGFVHLDVTDDASWEAAIAATVSRLGGLDILVNNAGLEISSLLVDLEPADIRKMLEVNLLGTLLGVKHGFRAMKPDGVAGQGGAIINIASVAATIAFPGISAYSATKSGVDRLTRVAARESGALGYGVRVNCIYPGLVPTEMGQALAVSHAAMGLSATPEAAAGDVIAATPLGRLGQVDDMADAVVFLASDGAKFITGTGLAVDGGMGM, encoded by the coding sequence ATGAACGTGTACGACCTGACCGGCCGCAAGGCCCTGGTGACCGGGGGCGCGCAGGGGCTGGGGGCCGGGATGGCGCAGGCGTTGTCCGCGGCCGGTGCCTCTGTGGTGATCGGTGACCTCCAGAAGGAAGCCGGGCAGGCGACCGCCGACTCGATCGCCTCCAGCGGAGCCACCGCCGGGTTCGTCCACCTGGACGTGACCGACGACGCGAGCTGGGAGGCGGCCATCGCCGCCACCGTGAGCCGGCTCGGCGGCCTGGACATCCTGGTCAACAACGCCGGCCTCGAGATCTCCAGCCTGCTGGTCGATCTGGAGCCGGCCGATATCCGGAAGATGCTCGAGGTCAATCTCCTGGGCACCCTGCTCGGCGTCAAGCACGGCTTCCGGGCCATGAAGCCGGACGGGGTGGCCGGCCAGGGCGGCGCGATCATCAACATCGCGTCGGTCGCCGCGACCATCGCGTTCCCCGGCATCTCGGCGTACTCGGCGACCAAGTCGGGCGTCGATCGCCTCACCCGGGTCGCGGCTCGCGAATCCGGCGCCCTCGGGTACGGCGTTCGGGTCAACTGCATCTACCCGGGCCTGGTCCCGACCGAGATGGGGCAGGCGCTGGCCGTCAGTCACGCCGCCATGGGCCTGTCGGCCACACCGGAAGCCGCGGCCGGCGACGTCATCGCCGCCACCCCGCTCGGCCGACTCGGCCAGGTCGACGACATGGCCGACGCGGTCGTCTTCCTTGCCTCCGACGGCGCCAAGTTCATCACCGGAACCGGGCTGGCCGTCGACGGTGGGATGGGAATGTAG
- a CDS encoding helix-turn-helix domain-containing protein, with the protein MLSRLRKEQRVSVRALLERMAQPISAPTYARYESGQRALAPELLADICQALGVSVDEVLRLVDTAEGSSARGTDGAGFVLDPHGPQVPAIRVRVALLMDPAEAWLAPVRGMLRLHADTGTDEYGDLLLDEPLTRVIAQILGLPLLECWSRLTKFIDRD; encoded by the coding sequence ATGCTGTCTCGACTGCGCAAAGAGCAGCGGGTGAGCGTGCGCGCTCTCCTGGAGCGGATGGCACAACCGATCTCCGCTCCCACCTACGCGCGGTACGAGTCGGGCCAACGTGCCTTGGCCCCGGAACTCCTGGCCGACATCTGCCAGGCCCTCGGGGTCAGTGTCGACGAGGTGCTCCGACTCGTGGACACCGCCGAGGGGTCGTCCGCCAGGGGGACGGACGGCGCCGGGTTCGTCCTTGACCCTCACGGGCCTCAGGTCCCGGCCATCAGGGTTCGGGTCGCGTTGCTCATGGACCCGGCCGAGGCCTGGCTCGCCCCGGTCCGCGGGATGCTGCGACTTCACGCCGACACCGGCACCGACGAATACGGCGACCTATTGCTGGACGAGCCGCTGACTCGGGTGATCGCCCAGATTCTCGGACTGCCTCTACTCGAGTGCTGGTCGCGCCTGACCAAATTCATCGATCGCGATTGA